A genomic window from Megalobrama amblycephala isolate DHTTF-2021 linkage group LG2, ASM1881202v1, whole genome shotgun sequence includes:
- the aplnrb gene encoding apelin receptor B, with protein MDAMDNMTSDYGDYYDEAVNNSMCDFDEWEPSYSLIPVLYMLIFILGLTGNGVVIFTVWRAQSKRRAADVYIGNLALADLTFVVTLPLWAVYTALGYHWPFGVALCKISSYVVLLNMYASVFCLTCLSLDRYMAIVHSLTSTQLRTRGHMRASLATIWLLSGVLAAPTLLFRTTVYDAETNRTSCAMDFSLVSKKGQESFWIAGLSISSTALGFLIPLLAMMVCYGFIGCTVTRHFNSLRKEDQRKRRLLKIITTLVVVFAACWMPFHVVKTMDALSYLNLAPDSCTFLNLLLLAHPYATCLAYVNSCLNPLLYAFFDLRFRSQCLCLLNLKKALHASPASSLSSQKTEAQSLATKV; from the coding sequence ATGGATGCCATGGACAACATGACTTCTGACTACGGCGATTACTACGATGAGGCAGTGAACAACTCAATGTGTGACTTTGATGAGTGGGAACCATCATATTCCCTGATTCCTGTGCTCTACATGCTCATCTTCATCCTGGGCCTCACTGGCAACGGTGTGGTCATCTTCACTGTGTGGCGGGCCCAGTCCAAGAGGAGAGCTGCGGACGTCTACATTGGAAACCTGGCTCTTGCTGACCTGACCTTTGTGGTGACTCTGCCTCTGTGGGCCGTCTACACTGCCCTGGGATACCACTGGCCCTTCGGCGTGGCTCTCTGCAAGATCAGCAGCTACGTGGTGTTGCTCAACATGTACGCCAGTGTCTTCTGCCTCACCTGCCTGAGCTTGGACCGCTACATGGCCATCGTGCACTCCCTCACCAGCACACAGCTGCGGACCAGAGGGCACATGCGGGCCTCGCTGGCCACCATCTGGCTTCTCTCAGGTGTGCTGGCTGCACCCACCCTGCTGTTCCGCACAACGGTGTATGACGCCGAGACCAACCGCACCTCCTGCGCCATGGACTTCAGCCTGGTGAGCAAAAAGGGCCAGGAGTCCTTTTGGATTGCAGGCCTCAGCATCTCTTCCACGGCTCTTGGCTTCCTGATCCCCCTTCTGGCCATGATGGTGTGCTATGGATTCATCGGCTGCACCGTCACACGTCACTTCAACAGCCTGCGCAAGGAGGACCAGCGCAAACGTCGCCTGCTGAAGATCATTACCACACTGGTAGTGGTGTTTGCTGCGTGCTGGATGCCCTTCCATGTTGTGAAGACCATGGATGCCCTCTCCTACCTGAACCTAGCACCTGACTCCTGCACCTTCCTGAACCTCCTGTTGTTGGCCCATCCCTACGCAACCTGCCTGGCGTACGTCAACAGCTGCCTCAACCCACTCCTCTACGCCTTCTTTGACCTCCGCTTCCGCTCGCAGTGCCTCTGCCTCCTCAACCTGAAGAAAGCCCTTCACGCCAGCCCCGCCAGCTCCCTTTCTTCACAGAAGACCGAGGCCCAGTCGCTGGCTACTAAAGTGTGA